From uncultured Methanobrevibacter sp., the proteins below share one genomic window:
- a CDS encoding phosphoserine phosphatase, which produces MKFGNGIVKKYSREYNRTLKNGERKKYTTEQIQITVPKNEDIYENKEEVLIIPNSEIEEFKSREEEIEVLRVANYLYVEEVKKLEKLLEENNNNSSTLEYEKQIEELKAKINEQNAALSDMETKYGDLQQDSLDSLKKENETIRDKHSKLIVENENLKTKFVNIKTENENLKTKYSSIKEENKNLKTKCSTLREEHANIRESYNQVSTKYDHLKQENLNTKTSYAEIYEINEGLEKDYDSLLVEYNELVDKFNDVQEELYNIKNHQSHDEFIANKVKEFMLNRS; this is translated from the coding sequence ATGAAATTCGGGAATGGTATTGTAAAAAAGTATTCAAGAGAGTATAACAGAACACTGAAAAACGGAGAGCGTAAGAAATACACCACTGAGCAAATCCAGATTACAGTACCCAAAAACGAAGACATATACGAAAACAAGGAAGAAGTCTTGATTATCCCTAATTCTGAAATAGAAGAGTTTAAAAGTAGAGAGGAAGAAATAGAAGTGTTGAGAGTAGCTAATTATTTATATGTCGAGGAAGTGAAAAAATTGGAGAAACTATTAGAGGAAAATAATAACAACTCATCTACTTTGGAATATGAAAAACAAATCGAAGAGCTCAAGGCGAAAATCAATGAGCAGAATGCAGCATTAAGTGATATGGAAACTAAATATGGAGATTTGCAACAGGACAGTCTTGATTCACTTAAAAAGGAAAATGAAACCATCCGTGACAAGCATTCAAAACTTATTGTTGAAAATGAAAACCTCAAAACCAAATTCGTTAATATCAAAACCGAAAACGAAAACCTGAAGACCAAGTATTCAAGCATCAAAGAGGAAAACAAAAACTTGAAGACAAAATGTTCCACACTTCGTGAAGAGCATGCAAACATTCGTGAAAGTTACAATCAGGTTTCCACAAAATACGATCACCTTAAGCAGGAAAACCTCAACACTAAAACTAGCTATGCCGAAATTTATGAAATAAATGAAGGCTTAGAAAAAGATTATGATTCCCTTTTAGTTGAATATAACGAACTGGTCGATAAATTCAACGATGTACAGGAAGAATTATACAATATTAAGAATCATCAATCACATGATGAATTCATAGCAAATAAAGTTAAAGAATTTATGTTAAACAGGAGTTAG
- a CDS encoding zinc ribbon domain-containing protein: MGFCNSCGRPIVKEDYGTNKDGSLNPEFCKDCYQDGEYTEPDITLEEMIVRKTKEMMEKNPRLPETQATGITALFIPGLKRWNPEFQDDYKTL; this comes from the coding sequence ATGGGATTTTGTAATTCATGCGGAAGACCTATTGTAAAGGAAGATTACGGTACAAACAAGGACGGCAGTCTCAATCCTGAGTTTTGTAAGGATTGCTATCAGGATGGCGAATACACTGAACCTGATATAACTCTTGAGGAGATGATTGTCAGAAAAACAAAAGAGATGATGGAGAAAAATCCTAGACTTCCGGAAACCCAGGCAACTGGTATTACCGCACTGTTTATTCCAGGATTAAAAAGGTGGAATCCGGAGTTTCAAGATGACTATAAGACTCTCTAA
- a CDS encoding DUF2149 domain-containing protein, with protein sequence MVRDKSKKRFAEGEEDPMAGTSNLVDAMLVIAVGLLIFVVISWNMQSVVFQDNQQQQALDESSPDVTEVSEGQVLNETPDTSDSSGQGYMEMGKVYKDPSTGKLIMVEG encoded by the coding sequence ATGGTTCGTGACAAATCCAAAAAAAGATTCGCTGAGGGTGAAGAGGATCCGATGGCCGGAACCTCCAACCTTGTTGATGCAATGCTTGTAATTGCAGTTGGACTATTGATATTTGTGGTTATAAGTTGGAATATGCAAAGTGTTGTTTTTCAGGATAACCAGCAACAGCAGGCCCTTGATGAATCATCTCCTGATGTGACAGAAGTCTCAGAAGGACAGGTTCTCAACGAAACACCCGACACTTCAGACAGTTCAGGTCAGGGATATATGGAGATGGGTAAGGTCTACAAGGACCCTTCAACGGGCAAGCTTATCATGGTTGAAGGGTGA
- a CDS encoding MotA/TolQ/ExbB proton channel family protein: MVTTIPGSEVLTSTLNMISQSLQIPVIIFLVVFAVFAVLAIGGLVAEYTSKKKVTPELIEELIYAISNASSLDEIKNVIKSAKIYESQKVVLIKILRASELTSDSRHALAKKLIEFEETKFTKTIERTDVVTRIGPTLGLMGTLIPMGPGLAALGAGDVNTLANAIIVAFDTTVVGIGAGAVAYFVSKVRRRWYEEYLSNLDAIADALLDKLNQ, from the coding sequence ATGGTTACAACAATTCCTGGAAGCGAAGTATTAACATCAACACTGAACATGATTTCACAGAGTCTTCAGATTCCTGTTATCATATTTCTTGTAGTATTTGCGGTTTTTGCCGTATTGGCAATCGGTGGGCTTGTGGCTGAGTATACCTCGAAAAAAAAGGTCACACCCGAATTAATCGAGGAGCTCATTTATGCAATTTCAAATGCTTCAAGCCTAGATGAGATTAAAAATGTCATCAAAAGTGCTAAAATCTATGAATCACAAAAAGTAGTATTGATAAAGATTTTACGTGCCAGTGAACTCACAAGTGATTCAAGACATGCCTTGGCCAAAAAACTTATCGAGTTTGAAGAAACCAAATTTACAAAAACAATTGAAAGGACTGATGTCGTTACACGTATCGGACCTACTCTGGGGCTTATGGGGACCCTGATACCGATGGGTCCGGGACTTGCTGCCTTGGGTGCGGGAGATGTTAACACGTTGGCCAATGCAATCATTGTAGCATTCGATACAACCGTTGTGGGTATCGGTGCAGGGGCCGTTGCCTATTTTGTATCAAAGGTTAGGCGCAGATGGTATGAGGAATACCTATCAAACCTAGATGCGATTGCGGATGCACTTCTTGACAAACTTAATCAATAG
- a CDS encoding cobaltochelatase subunit CobN has product MKKRYFLIFIILSFFIFAQTCFAEDCDNNVTLEETPLDNIEKAPVADEKTIFIISDNPGTNIIDSASDEICNQDNLTGFNLVVRSGEQVKDMDEEELHSLFEKSDAFIGEWISTDVDSVLTSLLGKYPELSHKELFLILELPSGNLNSDSTSINLIRNNTLNYDKIFKSLTNDEIISYFKNTKRGTSFNDVNTYITGTGSKFGDFFNKLVLYKDINDKQNLKNQILCALNYLGYDFAYSEPNFTGTKNYGIYRDRWYSLEEYIATYFDKSKTRTIGILESTMYVSSQQLHPTYAIIESLESKGYNVIPVYAAGGSAEQLRVMVESWTGAGSDIAGFLADSSKYDTYVDAIVSMVAYGVGGENFTKATDFFEELGVPVFRAVHSDYVSNEMWELGSTGLTTEKSDKWWHITIAETQGIIDATFVGGQASYISNLTGARIVTYIPYKRNIDLLTDRIDSWVDLKYTPNADKLLSIIYYNYPPGKQNIGSSYLDTIKSIYNILYTLKANGYNVGELPKSVSELEDLMLKCGINVATWAPGELEKLANQSGITLLSVDEYNRWFDSLDEIVKIQVREGPVAYIGELSRRAVELDYTLTIGDTIDDWYNQVVALLPENNSAKSKEVLGNIVSALKQFTQTKDITYYNQFLQYFDEFKKLKIQGLNGWGEAPGNVMVVNRNGKDYFVIPGLTYGNIFIAPEPQRGWESDIENLYHCTAVAPTHQYLAAYYYMQTKYPNAMIFTGRHATHEWLPGKEILLSATDYGSVVVGDVPQLYFYIVDGLGEAIQAKRRGFAVIISHLTSPMSFTHLYGNLTNLAGLIENYKTSPSDDTVNQIRELIISNDYSMNIGLTKEEVQTLSGNLLVDKVNTFLVGMQSTLYPLGLHALGEMWSENDLASTVSAMLSYDYVLGDNLGTVNLFTELSNYYYSKPYNDLTAFEREFILNKSYDIVKSLIYWDVDTVNGLLISQNEKFNNHTFLAALNLAKKYIELIQFSIQNELDVMLDGLNGKYIPVGEGGEVVVKPAVLPTGTNMFQDQSSELPTMEAWEYAKTLALLTLADLNDTTEKIIMGIWCVETARDDGALVSTVLYLLGMKPVWTDSSSAGYDDEGNPTGKKVGAMPEVIKLDDLTRPDGWAKKRIDVTVITSGLFRDLYSSQSILMDNAYRVALARSYLTLINNPTIKSNQNLKYALEAVMKSINYYGVSNEPLESNYVAQHWMEDALYYLSTGYNATYAGECAITRIFAPPNGDYGAGISKLVSMSWTWNDTSELADFYLGRMGNMYSKNYWGDTNPLVFFRALSNSDTIVASRNTNQYGVLDNDDFFDYWGGLSMTVEEISGKAPKFNVLMYADNSNPYISSLEEVMYKEIAARYDNPEWISGMMKEGYSGARYMSNKFISNLHGWQVTRSSAVTDDLWNRIYNTYYNDKYGLGVKEWLMSGNNAYSLISMSGTMLTTIHDGYWNADKATISDIANTWAQATVQNGVACCDCSCGNIAMMQWAVQYVNPDILAQLLPKLYEATKNPVFANNTQTTVPPESDTSNKNQKEASTINPVEGSMSSSTVRTNSSSSTQQVTAQQGSNPQGDAFSSVGEGSESVEAGNSQAEGADVKKSVEINPITSQSASEVGLSIIAVLAILCLIMVVAVGYFRDSDKTNKTQDLDKLFNEKIGE; this is encoded by the coding sequence ATGAAAAAAAGATATTTTTTAATATTCATTATATTATCATTTTTCATTTTTGCGCAGACATGCTTTGCCGAGGACTGTGATAATAACGTAACTTTGGAGGAAACTCCTCTAGATAATATAGAAAAAGCCCCTGTGGCTGATGAAAAAACGATTTTCATAATATCGGACAACCCAGGCACCAACATCATAGATTCTGCAAGCGATGAGATATGCAATCAGGATAATCTAACAGGATTCAATCTAGTTGTTCGAAGCGGTGAACAGGTAAAGGACATGGATGAAGAGGAACTCCATTCCTTGTTTGAAAAGTCAGATGCATTCATAGGCGAATGGATTAGTACTGATGTCGATTCAGTCTTGACAAGCCTTTTGGGCAAATATCCTGAACTCTCCCATAAGGAATTGTTTTTGATACTTGAGCTTCCTTCAGGTAACCTGAATTCAGATTCCACATCAATAAATCTTATAAGAAACAATACCTTAAATTATGATAAAATCTTTAAATCATTAACAAACGATGAAATAATAAGTTACTTTAAAAATACGAAAAGGGGAACCTCCTTTAATGATGTAAACACCTACATTACAGGCACTGGTTCAAAATTCGGTGATTTTTTTAATAAATTGGTTTTATATAAGGATATAAATGACAAGCAAAACCTCAAAAACCAGATATTATGTGCCTTGAATTATCTGGGCTATGACTTTGCATATTCTGAACCTAATTTCACCGGAACCAAAAATTATGGAATATACCGTGACAGGTGGTATTCACTGGAGGAATACATTGCGACATATTTCGACAAGTCCAAAACACGCACAATTGGTATACTTGAAAGTACAATGTATGTTTCATCACAACAGCTCCATCCGACTTATGCCATAATCGAATCTTTGGAATCAAAAGGCTATAACGTAATTCCTGTCTATGCAGCTGGAGGGTCTGCCGAACAGTTGAGGGTAATGGTTGAGTCATGGACCGGTGCAGGTAGTGATATTGCAGGATTTTTAGCAGATTCCTCAAAATATGATACCTATGTTGATGCCATAGTGTCAATGGTTGCCTATGGTGTCGGTGGTGAAAACTTCACAAAGGCCACCGACTTTTTCGAAGAACTTGGAGTGCCAGTATTCAGGGCGGTTCACTCAGACTATGTTTCAAACGAAATGTGGGAGTTGGGATCAACTGGACTTACAACCGAAAAAAGTGACAAATGGTGGCACATTACCATTGCAGAGACCCAGGGTATTATAGATGCCACATTCGTTGGAGGTCAGGCAAGCTACATTTCAAACCTCACAGGGGCTAGAATCGTTACCTACATTCCTTATAAGAGAAACATTGACCTTTTAACTGATAGAATAGACTCTTGGGTTGACCTCAAATACACTCCTAATGCTGACAAGCTATTGTCCATAATCTATTACAACTATCCTCCGGGAAAACAGAACATCGGTTCCAGCTATTTAGACACCATAAAGAGTATCTACAATATTCTCTACACCTTAAAGGCCAACGGCTATAATGTGGGTGAGCTTCCAAAAAGTGTCAGTGAACTTGAGGATTTGATGTTGAAATGCGGTATCAACGTTGCTACATGGGCACCAGGAGAGCTTGAAAAATTGGCAAACCAGTCAGGAATTACCTTGTTGTCAGTTGATGAATACAACAGATGGTTTGACAGTTTGGATGAAATCGTAAAGATTCAAGTTCGTGAAGGGCCTGTTGCCTATATCGGTGAGCTTTCAAGAAGGGCAGTGGAACTTGACTATACCCTAACAATCGGTGACACAATTGATGACTGGTACAATCAGGTTGTGGCACTTTTACCAGAAAACAATTCAGCAAAATCAAAAGAGGTCTTGGGAAATATTGTCAGTGCTCTTAAACAGTTTACTCAAACAAAGGACATAACTTACTATAATCAATTCCTGCAATACTTTGATGAATTCAAAAAACTTAAAATTCAAGGTTTGAACGGTTGGGGAGAAGCACCAGGAAATGTAATGGTCGTTAACAGGAACGGTAAGGATTACTTTGTAATTCCTGGCCTGACATATGGCAACATTTTCATTGCACCCGAACCTCAGAGGGGATGGGAGTCCGACATAGAAAATCTTTACCACTGTACTGCTGTAGCGCCGACACACCAGTATCTGGCAGCTTACTATTATATGCAGACCAAGTATCCTAATGCAATGATTTTCACTGGTAGGCATGCAACCCACGAATGGTTGCCTGGAAAGGAAATTCTTCTTTCTGCAACTGATTATGGATCTGTTGTAGTTGGTGATGTTCCACAATTATACTTCTATATCGTGGACGGTTTAGGTGAAGCTATTCAGGCTAAAAGAAGAGGTTTTGCAGTTATTATTTCACATTTAACCTCGCCTATGTCATTTACTCATTTATATGGTAATTTGACCAATTTGGCCGGTTTGATAGAGAACTATAAAACTAGTCCTAGTGATGATACAGTAAACCAGATTCGTGAATTGATTATATCCAATGACTATTCAATGAACATTGGTCTTACCAAGGAGGAAGTTCAGACACTCTCAGGCAATCTACTTGTAGACAAGGTCAACACTTTCCTTGTTGGAATGCAGTCCACATTGTATCCTTTGGGTCTTCATGCTTTGGGTGAGATGTGGTCTGAAAACGACTTGGCAAGTACAGTTTCCGCAATGCTTTCATATGACTATGTACTTGGCGACAACCTTGGGACAGTCAATCTCTTCACAGAGCTTTCAAACTATTATTACTCAAAACCCTACAATGACCTTACAGCATTCGAAAGGGAATTCATACTTAACAAATCATATGATATAGTCAAGTCACTCATCTACTGGGATGTTGATACGGTCAATGGTTTATTAATCTCACAAAATGAAAAATTCAACAATCATACCTTTTTGGCTGCACTGAACCTTGCCAAAAAATACATCGAACTGATACAGTTCAGTATACAGAATGAACTTGACGTGATGCTTGACGGTCTAAACGGAAAGTATATTCCTGTTGGAGAAGGTGGGGAGGTTGTAGTAAAACCGGCAGTTCTTCCGACAGGAACCAACATGTTCCAGGACCAGTCCTCAGAGCTCCCGACAATGGAGGCATGGGAATATGCAAAAACCTTGGCTTTACTGACACTTGCAGATTTGAACGACACAACAGAAAAGATCATCATGGGAATCTGGTGTGTTGAAACCGCAAGGGACGACGGTGCGCTGGTATCTACAGTATTGTATCTATTGGGTATGAAACCGGTGTGGACAGACTCATCAAGTGCAGGGTATGACGATGAGGGAAACCCTACAGGTAAAAAGGTGGGGGCAATGCCAGAGGTAATCAAATTGGATGACCTTACCCGTCCTGACGGCTGGGCCAAAAAAAGGATTGATGTTACAGTGATTACCAGTGGTCTGTTCCGTGATTTGTACTCATCACAATCCATACTGATGGACAACGCTTATCGTGTTGCACTTGCAAGATCATACCTTACATTAATCAACAATCCTACTATAAAAAGCAATCAAAACTTGAAATATGCTTTGGAAGCTGTGATGAAAAGTATTAATTATTATGGTGTTTCAAATGAGCCATTGGAGTCTAATTATGTGGCACAACACTGGATGGAGGATGCACTGTACTATTTAAGCACAGGATACAATGCGACCTATGCCGGTGAGTGTGCAATTACAAGAATATTTGCACCTCCGAACGGGGATTACGGTGCGGGAATATCAAAACTAGTTTCAATGTCTTGGACATGGAATGATACAAGTGAATTGGCTGACTTCTACCTTGGAAGAATGGGCAACATGTATTCAAAAAACTACTGGGGGGATACAAATCCTTTGGTATTCTTCAGGGCACTGTCAAATTCAGATACTATAGTTGCAAGCCGTAACACCAACCAGTATGGTGTGCTGGACAACGATGACTTCTTTGACTACTGGGGTGGTCTCTCCATGACAGTTGAGGAAATCTCCGGTAAGGCTCCAAAGTTCAATGTATTGATGTATGCTGACAACAGCAACCCTTACATTTCAAGTCTGGAAGAGGTAATGTATAAGGAAATCGCAGCAAGATACGATAACCCTGAATGGATTAGCGGAATGATGAAGGAAGGATACAGTGGTGCACGTTACATGTCAAATAAGTTCATAAGTAACCTTCACGGTTGGCAGGTCACAAGGTCTTCAGCCGTAACAGATGACTTGTGGAACAGAATCTACAATACATATTACAATGACAAATATGGTTTGGGTGTAAAAGAATGGCTGATGAGCGGTAACAATGCATATTCATTGATTTCAATGAGTGGTACTATGCTCACAACTATCCATGATGGTTATTGGAATGCTGATAAGGCAACAATAAGCGACATAGCAAACACTTGGGCACAGGCTACTGTACAGAATGGTGTTGCATGCTGTGACTGCAGTTGCGGAAACATTGCAATGATGCAATGGGCTGTTCAATACGTCAACCCGGATATTTTGGCACAATTGCTTCCTAAATTATACGAGGCAACCAAAAATCCCGTATTTGCTAACAATACCCAAACTACAGTGCCACCTGAAAGCGATACAAGTAACAAAAACCAGAAGGAGGCTTCAACAATAAATCCTGTTGAGGGTTCAATGTCCTCTTCAACCGTAAGAACAAATTCAAGCTCTTCAACTCAACAGGTTACTGCTCAACAGGGAAGCAATCCTCAAGGGGATGCATTTTCAAGTGTTGGTGAAGGTTCAGAATCAGTTGAAGCAGGTAATTCACAGGCCGAGGGGGCTGACGTTAAAAAGTCAGTTGAAATCAATCCAATCACTTCACAGTCAGCAAGTGAAGTCGGATTATCAATTATTGCTGTTCTTGCAATTCTATGTCTCATTATGGTAGTGGCAGTAGGATACTTTAGGGACAGTGATAAAACCAATAAAACTCAAGATTTAGACAAATTATTCAATGAAAAGATAGGGGAGTAG
- a CDS encoding DUF3344 domain-containing protein, producing the protein MRIKKMLFISIFVFMMVLSIGAVSAEDADDAIVSSDEDIVLTDSEPVSGTVSGDVDVVTENPWSNNGELSYDIPSDAKTIKSADVYVNVYSGSAQPTYGANANVTITTNNGKTNYSESLWIEDGSTDGTVYPVNDHTTKCYSDYMIHYDITSLLNGLNGSSLKINVDTFQMDGKQFDGKIKLIALVLAYDDGDDDSIGYWINSEQLWSKSNVNVTFNTESLTNIYGTSLINVVLSSGDGVYRINNEIIGDADTHQSGNYYQYNKWNDVSSFIKANDKNTLNVAYAGTSAYGSIKNVLSVLTVNSLITDLSLKTEYTSVPSAYAGTNNTLTVTVSTNKAGKYTLRLLADNVLVSEIEQDLISGSNTVLLTDPTIRAVDETTVNGATNNKVNYTVSLIFEGNQIKNESVVLPILYNGNLGKDLAYPSGGYESFSNITINGDIVIDVKDVASYLGAAVMNREDVWTINLDSKSSIVKSYIYVPYNWFNPNLATEDISMFNTTFNGVKVIPVAFYRDQGNLGNYGKYGYGVLVYDVTDLTKTGENSFNLTKLAKTPAVYPSVLVYMYNTTGSAVVKNVYISNGADLLAGTSNNIAKRPVHSDSTIDVTSIADTAKLYILAASAQAGEGNIVFNGQTYENVWSGTSSSTELYELDITDSVKNSNNISFVATGSTILALQQIIVTTQKAPTVITAPSATVVYGNAKNLVVTLKDVKGNAIVNAKISVVLNGKSTTLNTNAKGQATLAIPTNLVPKTYALTINYAGDDTHIKSSLTTTKVTVKKASVKLTAKKAIFKAKKKSKKYTVTLKNNKGKAMKKVKLTLKVKGKTYKATTNAKGKAIFKLKLTKKGTFKAKITYKGDKYFNKLVKTVKIKVKR; encoded by the coding sequence ATGAGAATTAAGAAAATGTTGTTTATATCTATTTTTGTTTTCATGATGGTGCTCTCAATTGGTGCAGTATCTGCTGAAGATGCAGATGATGCAATTGTATCCAGCGATGAAGATATTGTCTTAACAGATTCGGAACCAGTTTCTGGAACTGTATCAGGTGATGTTGATGTTGTAACTGAAAATCCATGGAGTAACAATGGGGAATTGAGTTATGACATTCCTTCCGATGCAAAAACAATTAAGAGTGCGGATGTATATGTAAATGTTTATAGTGGTAGTGCTCAGCCTACTTACGGCGCTAATGCCAATGTGACTATTACCACAAATAATGGAAAAACTAATTATTCTGAATCATTGTGGATAGAAGATGGAAGTACTGACGGAACAGTTTATCCCGTAAACGACCATACCACCAAATGTTACTCTGATTACATGATTCACTATGATATTACCAGTTTGTTAAATGGTTTGAACGGGTCAAGCTTGAAAATTAATGTTGATACATTTCAAATGGATGGCAAACAATTTGACGGTAAAATCAAATTAATAGCATTGGTTTTAGCTTATGATGACGGTGATGATGATTCAATTGGATATTGGATTAATAGTGAGCAATTATGGTCAAAATCAAATGTTAATGTAACATTCAACACTGAAAGTCTAACCAATATTTATGGCACTTCATTAATTAATGTTGTTCTTTCTAGTGGAGATGGTGTTTACAGAATAAACAATGAAATAATTGGGGATGCAGATACTCATCAAAGTGGCAACTATTACCAATATAATAAATGGAATGATGTATCTAGTTTTATCAAAGCTAATGATAAAAACACTCTCAATGTTGCTTATGCGGGAACTAGTGCCTATGGATCGATTAAAAACGTACTTTCAGTTTTAACTGTAAATAGTTTGATAACAGACTTGTCATTAAAAACCGAATATACATCTGTTCCTTCAGCTTATGCAGGAACTAACAATACATTAACTGTCACTGTAAGTACCAATAAGGCAGGAAAATACACTTTAAGATTATTGGCCGACAATGTTCTTGTTAGTGAAATTGAACAAGATTTAATAAGTGGTTCCAATACAGTTTTATTGACTGATCCTACAATTAGAGCGGTTGACGAGACCACAGTTAATGGAGCAACTAACAATAAAGTTAACTATACTGTTAGTTTAATTTTTGAAGGCAATCAAATCAAAAACGAATCAGTAGTGTTACCAATATTATACAATGGTAATTTAGGAAAAGACCTAGCTTATCCTTCTGGAGGATATGAATCATTTTCAAACATCACAATCAACGGTGACATTGTCATTGATGTTAAAGATGTTGCTTCTTATTTGGGTGCTGCTGTAATGAACAGGGAAGATGTTTGGACCATTAACTTGGATTCCAAATCAAGCATAGTCAAATCCTATATTTATGTTCCATATAATTGGTTTAACCCGAATTTAGCTACTGAAGATATTTCTATGTTTAATACCACATTTAATGGCGTAAAAGTTATTCCTGTGGCATTTTACAGAGATCAGGGTAACCTAGGTAACTACGGTAAATATGGATATGGTGTATTGGTTTATGATGTAACCGACTTGACCAAAACCGGTGAAAATTCATTTAATTTAACAAAACTTGCAAAAACTCCTGCTGTTTATCCTAGTGTACTGGTTTACATGTACAATACAACCGGCAGTGCAGTGGTTAAAAATGTATACATATCAAACGGTGCGGACTTGCTTGCAGGAACCTCAAACAACATTGCAAAAAGACCTGTACATTCCGATTCAACAATTGATGTAACTTCTATTGCAGATACCGCAAAATTGTACATACTCGCTGCTAGTGCTCAAGCTGGTGAGGGTAATATAGTATTTAATGGTCAGACCTATGAGAATGTCTGGAGTGGAACTTCCTCCTCAACTGAATTATATGAATTAGACATTACAGATTCAGTTAAAAACAGCAACAACATATCATTTGTTGCAACCGGCTCCACTATATTGGCCTTACAACAAATAATAGTCACAACCCAAAAAGCTCCAACTGTAATCACAGCACCTAGTGCAACTGTTGTATACGGCAATGCTAAAAACTTGGTTGTAACCTTAAAAGATGTAAAAGGCAATGCAATTGTAAATGCTAAGATCTCTGTTGTTTTAAACGGTAAATCTACAACCTTAAACACTAATGCCAAAGGTCAGGCTACTTTAGCTATTCCAACCAATTTGGTGCCAAAAACTTATGCATTAACAATCAATTATGCTGGTGATGATACACATATCAAATCTTCTTTAACAACAACCAAAGTCACTGTCAAAAAGGCTAGTGTAAAGCTGACCGCTAAAAAGGCTATATTCAAGGCTAAAAAGAAATCCAAAAAATATACTGTAACTCTGAAAAACAACAAAGGCAAAGCAATGAAAAAAGTTAAACTCACCTTGAAAGTCAAAGGTAAAACCTATAAGGCAACAACAAATGCTAAAGGTAAAGCAATATTCAAACTTAAACTAACCAAAAAAGGAACATTTAAGGCAAAAATTACCTACAAAGGTGACAAATACTTTAACAAACTTGTTAAAACAGTTAAAATTAAAGTAAAAAGATAG
- a CDS encoding DUF2162 domain-containing protein gives MDAINILWQVGILSAVLIFGIKLGLATGLANMSKRYLALVTIGYGGGVLILTEISSFFTQQITDLIYTYNFEFFLIMAAIMILAGIFTIREYKVFEKNTTAATCMAVVAPCPCCFGSIIVSIMLVAPSVGLGLMDLSFVVAGALMLTIVLTYYASNYLVKFIDKPYPIVLGNFMFFLGIYFLLSALFLPNITAMIANPMDAISISSPYSLIGALVMILVIIAVGGIISKRNSNFN, from the coding sequence ATGGATGCAATAAATATTTTATGGCAGGTCGGTATTTTGTCAGCCGTTTTGATATTTGGAATCAAATTAGGTCTGGCAACTGGTCTTGCAAACATGTCAAAGAGATATTTGGCATTGGTGACAATAGGCTATGGTGGAGGAGTTTTGATATTGACTGAAATTTCTTCATTCTTTACACAACAGATTACAGACTTGATTTATACTTATAATTTTGAATTCTTCTTAATTATGGCTGCAATAATGATTCTTGCGGGTATATTTACAATACGCGAATACAAGGTTTTTGAAAAGAATACTACGGCTGCAACATGCATGGCTGTTGTTGCTCCTTGTCCGTGTTGTTTTGGATCAATCATTGTAAGTATCATGCTTGTGGCACCGAGTGTCGGTTTAGGACTGATGGATTTGAGTTTCGTCGTAGCCGGAGCATTGATGTTAACAATTGTTTTAACATACTATGCATCCAATTACCTTGTCAAATTCATTGATAAGCCATATCCGATTGTACTGGGCAATTTCATGTTCTTTTTGGGAATCTATTTCCTTTTATCAGCACTGTTCTTGCCTAATATAACTGCAATGATAGCAAATCCTATGGATGCAATATCAATTTCATCTCCATATTCACTTATTGGAGCCTTGGTGATGATTCTTGTGATTATTGCTGTAGGTGGAATAATATCCAAGAGGAACAGTAATTTCAATTAG